TAGAGATATTTGGCAAAATCCAAGGGATTTTGCCGTATAATTTGGAATATGACATTAGTAAATTTTTAAGGTTAATGCGTTATTTCAAATTTTAATATGGCAAAACCGAAGGTTTTGCCGTATATCATTTCCGCACACGACTATATTTTAACTATCTTTTTTAGGTGATATATTAAGTTATGTATATCCTAAATTTTATGATTCAATAAAGGAGAGCAAGGGATAATTATGAGATTTAAATTTGTAGATTTATTCTGTGGATGTGGAGGATTTTCAAGAGGATTCGTTGAGGAGGGCTTTGAGCCCGTTGTTGCAATAGAAATTGAGGAGAGAGCAGCGAGTGCTTATGCTTTAAATTTCAATGGCAGGTTATATGAGAAGCGTTTAAATGAATTGGTTGAAAAAGGAATCTCGTGCTATGTTGGGGATATTCTATTCAACATACCTTTAACTGATAAAGATGTGGAGATTTTGAAGAAATTGGGAACATATAGAGGAGATATTAATCCAGTGGTTATAAATGATGATATAAGGGAAATCCATTCCTATGATATCCTAAAAATCTGCAAAAAGGTTGATGTTGTTATTGGAGGGCCCCCATGTGAAGCATATACTGGGGCTAATCCAAACAGGGAAAAGAATCCATTTGATAGATTATATAAGGATGAAATGGGGAGGTTGGTTTTAGAGTATATAAGGATTGTTGGGGACTTGCAGCCAGAGATTTTCGTCATGGAAAATGTTCCGGGTATTTTGGAGCCAGAGATTAAG
The sequence above is a segment of the Methanotorris igneus Kol 5 genome. Coding sequences within it:
- a CDS encoding DNA cytosine methyltransferase — protein: MRFKFVDLFCGCGGFSRGFVEEGFEPVVAIEIEERAASAYALNFNGRLYEKRLNELVEKGISCYVGDILFNIPLTDKDVEILKKLGTYRGDINPVVINDDIREIHSYDILKICKKVDVVIGGPPCEAYTGANPNREKNPFDRLYKDEMGRLVLEYIRIVGDLQPEIFVMENVPGILEPEIKESIEKEFKKVGYDVYFNVLRAEEYGNPSSRRRVFVSNIEINPEKSEPVVVIKAIEDLMFKGRDVPNHEYVTLPRRVLKRLPKAKWGEGVVKFKGSCGVLDNYIKLHPYKIAPTVMGKRRFIHPFENRSLTPREQARLMGYPDYHLFVGGKDSQFNQIGESVPPTLSRAIAKVVKENL